In Candidatus Methylarchaceae archaeon HK02M2, one genomic interval encodes:
- a CDS encoding alanine--glyoxylate aminotransferase family protein encodes MVNDLLMIPGPTNLDHRVAEVMSRSQIGHKDPKFIESFKQILDLTRYLFVNYTGMPFVISGSGTIGMEAAIVSFIEPGDKVLCADTGFFGKRFVDLNRIHGAKVRVLPSDLGKHVDPKVVDETLSEGGYKAITVTHVETSTGLVNPIEDIVKIARKHGVYSIIDSVCGVGGCELIFDKLGADIVITCSQKVIAAPPGATLLAVSKKAMDIIENRKTHIQSYYMDLTRWKMFMENPKMYLATPSIQVLFALHEALLLVKEEGLENRVRRHKIIADAIRAGLEALNVEFVVEEGYRANTVTGFYTPQDKAFDIHSMMRDRYRIHLAHGLGDLKGKILRIGHFGNITPRDTIAVLSALEISLKAVDTTPNSIVRIGSAVDAAIPYLEKIIYK; translated from the coding sequence ATGGTAAATGATCTTTTGATGATACCAGGACCAACTAATCTAGATCACCGTGTAGCTGAAGTAATGAGCAGATCTCAGATAGGCCATAAAGACCCTAAGTTCATTGAGAGCTTCAAACAAATTCTCGATTTGACTCGATACTTGTTTGTAAATTATACAGGTATGCCTTTTGTTATATCAGGCTCTGGCACTATTGGTATGGAAGCCGCGATAGTGAGTTTTATTGAGCCTGGAGACAAGGTGTTATGTGCTGATACAGGTTTTTTTGGGAAAAGATTCGTAGATCTTAATAGGATACACGGTGCCAAAGTTAGAGTCTTACCTTCTGACCTAGGCAAGCATGTCGATCCTAAGGTTGTAGATGAGACACTTTCAGAAGGTGGTTATAAAGCAATCACCGTTACTCATGTAGAGACCTCGACTGGTTTGGTTAACCCAATAGAGGATATAGTGAAAATAGCAAGGAAACACGGTGTTTACAGTATTATCGACTCCGTTTGTGGTGTAGGAGGATGTGAACTTATTTTCGATAAGCTTGGAGCAGATATAGTCATTACCTGTTCTCAAAAAGTAATAGCTGCACCTCCAGGTGCAACTCTTCTAGCAGTTTCGAAAAAAGCCATGGACATTATTGAGAATCGAAAGACGCACATCCAATCATACTACATGGATTTGACTAGATGGAAGATGTTTATGGAAAATCCTAAGATGTATTTGGCTACACCTTCGATACAAGTCTTATTTGCTCTCCATGAGGCATTACTTTTAGTAAAAGAAGAGGGATTGGAGAATAGAGTGAGAAGGCATAAAATTATTGCAGATGCTATTAGGGCTGGCTTAGAGGCATTAAATGTCGAATTCGTTGTTGAAGAAGGCTATAGAGCAAATACAGTGACTGGCTTCTACACCCCCCAGGATAAGGCGTTTGATATTCATTCAATGATGAGGGATCGCTATAGAATTCATCTAGCTCATGGTTTGGGTGATCTAAAGGGCAAAATACTAAGAATAGGACATTTTGGTAATATAACTCCAAGAGATACAATCGCAGTGCTCTCAGCACTTGAGATATCATTAAAAGCAGTCGATACTACTCCTAATTCCATCGTAAGGATTGGTTCGGCAGTGGATGCTGCTATACCGTATCTTGAGAAAATCATTTACAAATAA